The Salvia miltiorrhiza cultivar Shanhuang (shh) chromosome 2, IMPLAD_Smil_shh, whole genome shotgun sequence DNA window ttggGGGAGGTATTCTTGTGTGCTCCATGGAGCACCGTGCtccatgacactaacacttgcattaaataacactaacactattttgttttacaaatgacactaacactatcacTATCTTGAAATGATACTAACCTTttaaaaacttaaaagaaaCCTAAGTTACACTCGTCAATCGTCAATCACAACCTTTTAAAAACTTTTATCCTCACAAATTCACAATTGGTTAGAAAACATCCTCAGTCTCATAAAATTTCCTATTTTTGCACAACAAATCTGCCAATATAACAAAAGTGATCAAAACTAAAGCGATCAACTGATAAAAAGTATTTCACCTCACTCATTCCATCTACCTAAAACTGCACGAGCCATTAAAGCTCGACTCTTCCGGATCCTGCACAGCTCGTTCATCACGGCTGAACAACGTAACTGCCTCACCGATCTCACCAACTAAAACAAGCCATTTCAAGCATATAAAGAATCAAACTCAGGTTTGCAGCTCCGAGACAGAATCTTTGGGCTCTTAGGCTGCACAAATCCTCACCCTGCAGTGCAAACGCATCAGACAACGATGTATGCTATTGAAAACAAACACAGCATGACATATCGCAACCACATATCATGGCAACCATACGAAAACCACGAATACAAATACAGCAAACGGATCCTCTCAACTCCCAAACATCATTCTTACCATGTTTGCACAACAAACCAATGTATTAAAATCAGCAGTTTCAATACAAGTTTTAGCACAGGCCAAACTGcaccccaaaaaataaaaagattaaaaagaaaagtaagTTGGCAGAAAAAACACAAGGAAACAcacaataatattataattgtaaTGATATTACATCGCTGTCGATTTCACAAACCTCAGTATATCAAGAAGAAAGTACTGACATAATATCCTTGGGAGTAAGGTACATCATCAATTTGAGAAAGAAATCATCTCCACTCAGTTCAATTGGCACCGAAGAAGTTGGAGAATCTGCTGATAATCCCTGTTGGCGCATTTCTTCCATGAATGATGTTGCCTTGTGAAGCTCATTTTGCTTTAGATAACTTCGGATGATAATGTTGTATGTCACACGATCAGGTCCACAGCCACAGTTCTTCATCTCTACAAGCAAACGTTCTGCCTCCTCCATATATTCTTCTCGACAAAGTGAATCAATGATCATTGTATATATCCAAACATTAGGCTGCAAACCTTTAAAGGGAAGTTCCCTCAAAAGATCTCTTGCAACATCACGTTTTCCATTTTTGCATAATCCATCAATTAGAGAACCGTACGTGACTATGTTAGGAGTAAATCCTTTCACTTTAATCTTGTGGAGTAACGAAAGAGCTTCATCAATCTCCCCATTCCTACAAAGCCCATCCATTAATATACTATAAGTATGCAAGTCGGGATGTACTTGTTCAGCTTCCATATCTTGAAAAAGCTTTCGGCCCTCAACAAATCTATCTTTCCTAAATAATCCATGTATCATGGTATTATAAGTATGTGCATTATGCTTGAGACCTTTACTGGAAATTTCAATGAAAAGAAGCCGAGCTTCATCGAGGCTCCCCTTCTTGCAATATCCATTTATCAAGCAGCTATAGCTAATAATATTAGGTTTCACACCCCTCTTCGCCATGGTATCAAGTAGATGTTTTGCTCTCTCAATTTCACCCATCAAACAAAGCCCGTCAATAAGCGTATTATACGTGACAACATTGGGACAAACATTTTGTTGTCTCATACTTTCTAAAGCATTCCCAACCTCTTCCATCTTTCCAGCCTTGCAGAATCCATCAATTAACGCACTATAAGCCATAATGTTGGGACTCCAGCCACTACTTTCTAATCTATGAAGCCAATCATGGGCTGCTGTGACCTGTCTAGCTTTGCACAGCCCATCTATCACATGCAGAATCATAACAGCATTAGGTTCACAAAGTTTTAAATCGAGAACCTTTTCAAACAATTTCACGGCTTCGGCCTCCTTATCAACTAAGAAAAATCCGTTAATGAGAGTGGAGAATGTCACAGTATCTGGTTCGTAACCGATCTTGAAAAAGAATCCCATTACACAAAAACCAGAGTTTATATCTTTCAAGAGACAACAACAGTTAACAGCAATATTCCTTGTGTAATCATTAACCGGGACACCCATCCTAAGCATTTCACCGAACACATCAAGGGCAAAAGAGTACTGCTCAATCGTGACACTAACACTCATGAGTTTGTTATACAGGCGAATAGAAGGCTCTTGCCGCATactctttattttttgaaacaattgaaTAACATCGTCTACTTCTTTAACACAACTGAAATCGATTCTAGACCGCTTAGGTTGAAAAGCCtcggaagagaagagagagaatggaGGAGAGAAAATACCCGATTTATGAGACCATCCATTGAGAAATCCTCTTCCATGAATCAGATTTATTGCAGAAACAGCAGCTCTTCTGCTCATCATCCTTAATCGATGAGATTtgatctgttttttttttcccttctctTTTGGTTAGGGGATTGGATCTGAAGAAAGGGATGAAATTGCAACGGTTAAGGCGACGTGTTCCTTCGTAGGCTCAGGATTTTGGGCTTGAATGATAATGTTGGGCTCAAATTATTTGGGctacgagaaaataaaatatatatttttatttgactATAATATTATGCTTTTAACTAAAATAGTAAACATACTAAACGATTTCTTGCATGCTTTCAAATGTAGTGCATATGTAACTATTTTAATTTCCTCAtcttacactacaaaaaaattaattttggggCGGGAAAATGTTGTGAGGAAGAAATCAGGTAAGTAACGGTATAATGGAAGACTTAATTTTTACTGAGGGATTGAGTACTcagaaattttgaattaatgtaCCTAGTATTAACCACCCTGTCGGTAcaattaacattattaatttagaattaaattTAATCggaataaaagtaaaattaaacttTACCGAGTGAATAAATCCCTCGGTAAAATATTGGCTCGGTATTCTCTATGTAAACTATGTGCATATTCGAAAATACCTTATTTCTCGGAAAATTATCGCAAAATACTCGGTAATTACCGAGGGATTTAAATCCCTCGATAattaaaaatgtttttttttgtagtgttaattatataaaaaagtatTTAACTTTGAAAGAAAGTAGCAACTTACCAAAATAAGTTGGATCATGCTTTTAACTAAAATAGTGGACATACATGCTATGCTCAAAATATACaatacctttttttttaataaattaatagtattaaataaagaaatttaaagaccgtgtCACAGaaaactcgaacccaagacctttggccttaggcattaatctCTTAaaattcgaacccaagacctttggccttagacaTTAATCTCTTACCGCTtagccaacacacgcacacaatatACAATActtaaaatgaagaaataaaaaataagagtgTAACACAATTATAACTTTTTAACTCGACACGATCAAGAAAATTACTATCTTCTTCCACTAAGAGTGTAACACAATTACCTGATTAATTATCCACGGAGTATAATGAATAAGTAAATTTTTAAGTCTTCAATTTCCAATAAATATACTTAATTTGAAAGGGTATTTTCTGCAATTAATATCGTAAAGAATTGTCTATGCAGTGGGATGAGAGATAAATGAATAATTGATAGATTGATGGTATATATTgagaaagaatttttttatgGTCGATCATGCAAATATTTCAGTCAATGAAAACTCGTAAATCATAATTCTAATAGACTTGAATTATTATgtactataattaatatttatagtATGTTCATATTTTGTGCCGTcgcaataaaaaaaattttgaATCCGTCCTTGTCTACtaactattttcttaaaatttgtgttgaCCAGAACTGTTGCATTCTTAGTAGACGGAGGTAGTACTTCCttatttaatgaaaaaaaaggcgaagaagatgatgaaaagaaaattctcCAAACATATTACTCTAAACACAGATTGAGCATAAAACAACTTATTCTAATTGCCTCACTAAACATTATGCTCATCTTCCTTAATCGGTCATATTGGATCTGAAGAAAGCGATGAATGGAGTTTGCGATTTGTGATCAAATAAACCGAGCTTTGATCCACAGATAAGAACAGCAACAAAAATGTAAAGAAAACTCAACAACTcaaggatttacgtggttcaatccgaagatctacatccacgagAGGGTGAACTTCTTGGATGAATTCATGTACAAGCAGGGACGGAGCCGGTGGGGGCTgtagccccctcccaaattttgagattaaaaaaaaattaaagatatatatagatacatgTCTAtacttattataaaaaaaactttGTTATACAAAAGTTGATCTGCTTGTTATATTCACTCATATACTTAAGGATGATCgagttatttaaaactatataatctatgaaaatattgttcattattattattactattattattatgcttgtcttttaatataaaatgtatgaaatgctcaaaaaaaatttgtttacTATTTagattatgcttgtcttttaataaaaaaaaatgtttaaaatatacgaaatgttgagaaaaaaaattgtaatgtattgaaactaatttgtaatttattgaaactatataatctatgaaaatattgttcgttatatattattactattatgctcgtattttagtaaaaaatgccttaaatatacggaatgccaaaaaaaaaaatctcgggGGCTActgcccccgaacccccgtacaaGGTCAGCCTcccccgaacttaattcctgCCTCTGTCCCTGTATACAAGAGACTGTAATCTCCACAGTTTACACAACTCTCTCTTCGCTCTTGATGAACAACTACCTCTAAACTcgcaaaaagaaaaacaaaagattAAAAGAATCTAACTCAGTTCTCAGATCTTGATCACAGCCGTTGATGTATTACCACTTTGATCATCAGGTGCTTTGCTGAATTATATGTGATGCATATAACTGATGTATGAATAACAAGTAGCTTCTTTTAAGTTTCCATAATTGCCCGCAGGTCCCTCCCGCATGACTCAGTGAGCATATCAGCAATATTATGCTCAGTAGGAACTTTAACCAATCTGAAAACACCCTTGTCAACTTCATCTCTTATAAAATGAAGCCTGAGATCAATGTGTTTGGATCTCTCATGAAACACTTGATGTTTGGCTAGATGTGCCACGGAGCCTCAATTGCATGCAGTGAACTTGAAAGAATTGTCCGACAGCGTAGAAAGGAGCTTACACCCGAGGCGATTACGGAGAGCCGCCGATTATCCTCGATAGGGACGGACGCACCCCataatgtttatttatttttattaaaatatatatatatataataaataagtaaatttttAAACTTTCAATCTTCAAtaaacttgaattattagtattaattttttcaaacttattttatatttagggtGTATTTTCTTTGAGGTATAAGAAAGAGATATGCTCTATCTACCACCTTATACCTCGTTTGTTATGacataataaaaaattcgagTGGACGGTACAAATTTCCGAGCAACACTTCCTTGAAAAAgagataattttatatttaagggAACCTTATGAGCAGTGagtgtataaatatattatcattgcTGAATATGATAATCTAGAATTAAGGCGAATATGCTACTGAATGGGGAGATAATGGAACAAAGGGACGTCGAGCAGCACTCATGAAGCTATGCAAGGAGCTAAGTTAGAATTTCCGAGTTTATTTGGCTGAAGATATAAGTATTCGCGATAAATGAGTCCACTACTGTCACAAACAAGATTTGATCAAGCATATTTGGGCAGGATTCAACCGTATGAAGCCGTAGAtgcaatttataaaatttacaatttctgatatatttttaattttagttattgtaattttcaaatttaaatctaataaaattttctatgtttatttgatttaaaattcaagttttcttttttgttgaAATAGAATCACATGTTGAAGAGAGGGTGCTTCTATAAATAGGTGGCTCTGCAGAGAACCTCTAAGAGGCTCTTATTAGTGATTTAAGCAATAAG harbors:
- the LOC131012651 gene encoding putative pentatricopeptide repeat-containing protein At1g12700, mitochondrial isoform X1 yields the protein MMSRRAAVSAINLIHGRGFLNGWSHKSGIFSPPFSLFSSEAFQPKRSRIDFSCVKEVDDVIQLFQKIKSMRQEPSIRLYNKLMSVSVTIEQYSFALDVFGEMLRMGVPVNDYTRNIAVNCCCLLKDINSGFCVMGFFFKIGYEPDTVTFSTLINGFFLVDKEAEAVKLFEKVLDLKLCEPNAVMILHVIDGLCKARQVTAAHDWLHRLESSGWSPNIMAYSALIDGFCKAGKMEEVGNALESMRQQNVCPNVVTYNTLIDGLCLMGEIERAKHLLDTMAKRGVKPNIISYSCLINGYCKKGSLDEARLLFIEISSKGLKHNAHTYNTMIHGLFRKDRFVEGRKLFQDMEAEQVHPDLHTYSILMDGLCRNGEIDEALSLLHKIKVKGFTPNIVTYGSLIDGLCKNGKRDVARDLLRELPFKGLQPNVWIYTMIIDSLCREEYMEEAERLLVEMKNCGCGPDRVTYNIIIRSYLKQNELHKATSFMEEMRQQGLSADSPTSSVPIELSGDDFFLKLMMYLTPKDIMVRICAA
- the LOC131012651 gene encoding putative pentatricopeptide repeat-containing protein At1g12700, mitochondrial isoform X2 — protein: MMSRRAAVSAINLIHGRGFLNGWSHKSGIFSPPFSLFSSEAFQPKRSRIDFSCVKEVDDVIQLFQKIKSMRQEPSIRLYNKLMSVSVTIEQYSFALDVFGEMLRMGVPVNDYTRNIAVNCCCLLKDINSGFCVMGFFFKIGYEPDTVTFSTLINGFFLVDKEAEAVKLFEKVLDLKLCEPNAVMILHVIDGLCKARQVTAAHDWLHRLESSGWSPNIMAYSALIDGFCKAGKMEEVGNALESMRQQNVCPNVVTYNTLIDGLCLMGEIERAKHLLDTMAKRGVKPNIISYSCLINGYCKKGSLDEARLLFIEISSKGLKHNAHTYNTMIHGLFRKDRFVEGRKLFQDMEAEQVHPDLHTYSILMDGLCRNGEIDEALSLLHKIKVKGFTPNIVTYGSLIDGLCKNGKRDVARDLLRELPFKGLQPNVWIYTMIIDSLCREEYMEEAERLLVEMKNCGCGPDRVTYNIIIRSYLKQNELHKATSFMEEMRQQGLSADSPTSSVPIELSGDDFFLKLMMYLTPKDIMSVLSS